A region of Argentina anserina chromosome 5, drPotAnse1.1, whole genome shotgun sequence DNA encodes the following proteins:
- the LOC126793531 gene encoding tryptophan--tRNA ligase, chloroplastic/mitochondrial isoform X2 — MGRLVLSHFLTISTSSPRLASSLRAGAGVQIRHSKVATSIPHSPLRSSSAGFRCCCSFSLSQPPPASETSPTTVKKRIVSGVQPTGSIHLGNYLGAIRNWITLQNTYDTLFFIVDLHAITLPYDAQQLSKATRDTAALYLACGVDTTKASVFVQSHVRAHVELMWLLSSVAPVGWLNRMIQFKEKSRKAGDENVGVALLTYPVLMASDILLYQSDFVPVGEDQKQHLELTRELADRVNNLFGGRKWKKLGGRKGALFKVPEPLIPPVGARVMSLTDGLSKMSKSAPSDQSRINLLDPKDVIANKIKRCKTDSFPGMEFDNPERPECNNLLSIYQLISGKTKEEVERECKDMNWGTFKSLLADALIDHLNPIQVRYEEIISDPAYLDGILAEGATKASDIADTTLNNVYQAMGFLRR, encoded by the exons ATGGGCCGCTTAGTCCTCTCTCACTTCCTCACCATCTCCACTTCTTCTCCTCGCCTCGCTTCTTCTCt GCGAGCCGGCGCCGGAGTTCAAATCCGTCACTCGAAAGTAGCTACTTCAATTCCTCATAGTCCGCTTCGAAGCTCCTCCGCCGGATTCCGGTGCTGCTGCAGCTTCTCCCTCTCGCAACCGCCGCCTGCTTCCGAGACCTCTCCGACCACTGTAAA GAAGAGGATAGTGTCTGGAGTCCAGCCAACAGGTTCTATTCACCTTGGGAATTATCTCGGTGCGATACGAAACTGGATTACATTACAG AATACATATGATACTCTCTTTTTCATTGTGGACCTCCACGCG ATTACGTTACCGTATGATGCACAACAACTATCCAAGGCAACGAGGGATACTGCCGCACTATATTTGGCATGTGGAGTCGACACCACCAAG GCATCTGTCTTTGTGCAGTCTCATGTTCGTGCCCATGTAGAACTGATGTGGCTTTTAAGTTCTGTAGCACCTGTTGGATGGCTTAATCGAATGATTCAGTTTAAAGAGAAATCACGCAAGGCG GGGGATGAAAATGTTGGTGTTGCCCTCTTGACTTACCCTGTTTTGATGGCTTCTGATATTCTCTTATATCAG TCTGATTTTGTCCCGGTTGGTGAAGATCAAAAGCAGCATTTGGAGTTGACACGTGAGCTCGCTGATCGTGTTAATAATTTATTTGGAGGACGAAAATGGAAAAAATTAGGAGG GAGAAAAGGTGCGCTCTTCaag GTCCCTGAGCCTCTGATACCACCAGTTGGAGCTCGAGTGATGTCCCTTACTGATGGTCTCTCCAAG ATGTCCAAGTCTGCTCCTTCTGATCAGTCGCGGATAAATCTTCTTGACCCAAAAGAT GTAATagcaaacaaaataaagaggTGCAAAACCGACTCATTTCCTGG CATGGAATTTGATAATCCAGAGAGGCCTGAATGCAATAATCTTCTTTCAATATATCAACTCATATCGGGAAAGACAAAAGAG GAAGTTGAACGAGAATGCAAAGATATGAACTGGGGCACTTTTAAGTCACTCCTAGCTGATGCGCTTATTGATCATCTGAATCCAATCCAG GTTCGCTACGAGGAAATCATTTCTGACCCAGCTTACTTGGATGGGATTTTAGCAGAAGGTGCCACGAAGGCATCAGATATAGCTGATACTACTCTCAATAATGTCTACCAGGCTATGGGATTCTTGCGAAGATGA
- the LOC126793531 gene encoding tryptophan--tRNA ligase, chloroplastic/mitochondrial isoform X1, protein MGRLVLSHFLTISTSSPRLASSLRRAGAGVQIRHSKVATSIPHSPLRSSSAGFRCCCSFSLSQPPPASETSPTTVKKRIVSGVQPTGSIHLGNYLGAIRNWITLQNTYDTLFFIVDLHAITLPYDAQQLSKATRDTAALYLACGVDTTKASVFVQSHVRAHVELMWLLSSVAPVGWLNRMIQFKEKSRKAGDENVGVALLTYPVLMASDILLYQSDFVPVGEDQKQHLELTRELADRVNNLFGGRKWKKLGGRKGALFKVPEPLIPPVGARVMSLTDGLSKMSKSAPSDQSRINLLDPKDVIANKIKRCKTDSFPGMEFDNPERPECNNLLSIYQLISGKTKEEVERECKDMNWGTFKSLLADALIDHLNPIQVRYEEIISDPAYLDGILAEGATKASDIADTTLNNVYQAMGFLRR, encoded by the exons ATGGGCCGCTTAGTCCTCTCTCACTTCCTCACCATCTCCACTTCTTCTCCTCGCCTCGCTTCTTCTCt CAGGCGAGCCGGCGCCGGAGTTCAAATCCGTCACTCGAAAGTAGCTACTTCAATTCCTCATAGTCCGCTTCGAAGCTCCTCCGCCGGATTCCGGTGCTGCTGCAGCTTCTCCCTCTCGCAACCGCCGCCTGCTTCCGAGACCTCTCCGACCACTGTAAA GAAGAGGATAGTGTCTGGAGTCCAGCCAACAGGTTCTATTCACCTTGGGAATTATCTCGGTGCGATACGAAACTGGATTACATTACAG AATACATATGATACTCTCTTTTTCATTGTGGACCTCCACGCG ATTACGTTACCGTATGATGCACAACAACTATCCAAGGCAACGAGGGATACTGCCGCACTATATTTGGCATGTGGAGTCGACACCACCAAG GCATCTGTCTTTGTGCAGTCTCATGTTCGTGCCCATGTAGAACTGATGTGGCTTTTAAGTTCTGTAGCACCTGTTGGATGGCTTAATCGAATGATTCAGTTTAAAGAGAAATCACGCAAGGCG GGGGATGAAAATGTTGGTGTTGCCCTCTTGACTTACCCTGTTTTGATGGCTTCTGATATTCTCTTATATCAG TCTGATTTTGTCCCGGTTGGTGAAGATCAAAAGCAGCATTTGGAGTTGACACGTGAGCTCGCTGATCGTGTTAATAATTTATTTGGAGGACGAAAATGGAAAAAATTAGGAGG GAGAAAAGGTGCGCTCTTCaag GTCCCTGAGCCTCTGATACCACCAGTTGGAGCTCGAGTGATGTCCCTTACTGATGGTCTCTCCAAG ATGTCCAAGTCTGCTCCTTCTGATCAGTCGCGGATAAATCTTCTTGACCCAAAAGAT GTAATagcaaacaaaataaagaggTGCAAAACCGACTCATTTCCTGG CATGGAATTTGATAATCCAGAGAGGCCTGAATGCAATAATCTTCTTTCAATATATCAACTCATATCGGGAAAGACAAAAGAG GAAGTTGAACGAGAATGCAAAGATATGAACTGGGGCACTTTTAAGTCACTCCTAGCTGATGCGCTTATTGATCATCTGAATCCAATCCAG GTTCGCTACGAGGAAATCATTTCTGACCCAGCTTACTTGGATGGGATTTTAGCAGAAGGTGCCACGAAGGCATCAGATATAGCTGATACTACTCTCAATAATGTCTACCAGGCTATGGGATTCTTGCGAAGATGA